AATCTGATGAAGATTATATACCTCCAGAAATTTTACCACAGAAAAAGTAGTATAGttcttatgtatatttatttgattaatgtgTAATAGacaattaaagacttttaaaacatattatgattatactcatttattatttaataaataacaaaaaaaatgcactAAGCAGACTCTTTTTGTAAATTAGTGAGATCCAActgaattttttgtaaaatatcttCAGTACGTTTAGATTTTTCAGCCTTAATATTATCTTCTAAATCAACTATGTCTCTTGCCAAAATACCAGTTTCATTTACAAGGGATACAATAGTGTTACATTCAGAATGTAGCAATGCCAGCAACTTGTAGGCCTTTTTAGCTTGATCATCTTTTTTCGCAtcctagaaataaaaaatatatatcatcttATTTCTAACTgcataacatataagcaatcTCCGagatatatactaaaatattacctTGAAAAGGGTTTCATCAGCAATAGAAAAGCACCTGCCTAATTGCCCTTcaagtgtatttatttctttttgaaGTTGTCTTGTATCTTCtaatatcttttttatctccatattttgtttatctacATTTCCAATGATTTCCAAAATTCTTTTAGTATATACATGCCTTTAAAAAAGAATCGTGAAATAACTATCACtctataaaaatgataatcaatattcaatattttgtaaaatacctTTTATTGCCTCCTTttagtttttcatattttgtttttagttggttttttaattcttctttattttcacattcatCCTTCATGCCTTTAGCTTTCTCCTTTAAGTCTATTAAGATTTTTCTGCACTTACTTCTTTCAGACTGAAAtaagtaatgtttatttgaacatcAAACTacaaatttagatatttttagttaaGCATCAATTACAAATTGTATACCTGTGTGAGTGCTCGatcactttttaatttgtctATGTCCACTTTTAGTGACAGATTTCTTGATGTGAGCTCTTCCACTTTGCAATgcatcatattaatatttctatgtacCTTCTCTAACAGATTATCCACACCATTTTCTGATTCTATGTCATTTATACCAATACTGTTAAGGAcattctgtatatttttaaaatctgacTCTACTCTCTCACAGCTTTTTAGTgcctttaataataaattaattatcatgtattttaccataaataaattaaaattatttcaaacaacattgaaaaaattaatgattagtATACCTGAGAAAATTCAACCTCCATAACATTTCTTTCACTGGTTAGTGTAtccaatttttgttttaaatgtattgttgTCTCTTTCAACTCTTTTAGACTTTTATTGATTTCCTGTTTGTTTTCACTAGACATACAATCGATTTGTTCTTCTTTACTGTTACCTTTGGCCATAATTTGGACATCTGGTTTGACACTTtgtaatttcataagtttCTCTATAATAGCTTTTTcatcaattttgttttcagataaataatctaaataaaaattaaattattaacactCAAAGTTACTTctccaattttatattttcttcataattcattaacatagttatttttattttgttaaatttacgGTACTTGGATTACATTAACAATtggtaaaattttgtactctgtctgtaaaaaaattgtctatgtGCCTAGATTCAAGGTGAGAAAGAAGGCCAATTggctattcaaatatttttttactttttactttacttttaaaatggaaatttGACGGCACCAATTTGGTGTGGTAGGCTTCACAGAAAATTTTAGGGGTCTAATGCTAAAACACTTCATAATATGAATTCAATAAGACTAATGCTAGGGGAAACTGCACAACACTAAACCTAGAATGAAAATTACCTTGTTCATGAATATAGTCTCCTATTGATTTTTTCAATGGTGCATTACAGCTAGGTGGTATCCAAATTGTATTAAGTTGTTCtgctattttataactaatttgCTGCATAAGCAAATGCTTTTTGTTTGATGGTGATACTTTGgaaacagattttttatctTCACTTGGTAATTTTTCAATCAAGAACATAAAAACTTGTCTTAAATCagattcattataatataaaaatgtttgatagCCAACATCATTTTTGTAGCCTAAATCCTGcaatacacattttattattagagtGAAATGAGGGGTAACACAATTATTCAAGGGCAATTATCCATAAAACAACAATAGGAATTTATCTTTCAAGTTACCTTGCATATTGTTGCAATTTGAGTGGCTACTCCAATCCTTTGAGATACTCCAGTTGGTAATTTTAAAGGAACTTTTAGAGTTGGATTTATTGCGGAAATACATTGTGCTGCTGATTCAATTATAGTTTCTACTGGAATGtcgcaaatatttttaacgtcgtcgtttatatttctaaaaagaataaatttactaTGTATTGCACTATATTGTAAACTATATTGCAtgcttatttcaatttatttgttatttgtgtgAATACTTACACATTAAGCTGTctcaaaaaatgtattataattgaatcaaCTTCTTCCATGacgctttatatataaatataataaagcaagTACTTAAACGTATAATCTATACGATATTTTCAGGGGAGTATATCAGTTTTTAGCAAAATAGCGctgatttattttctatataccTAAGAGAGAaactaaatgaaacaaaatgactgcattgaaatttaaaaattgaaatacctATGATCACAAATATACCACAGATTTTGTACTAATTACGTGGTATTATCCTACTCTTTGTAATAATTACTCCTAATgtacttatatctttaaaatcaaCTCGTCAAACAGGTAACAGGTATCAAtacagtatgtatatattaactattttgaagtaataaaatttaaacaaggACTAGGACTAGCCACAGATTAAGTACGAATCATTAGGATGGTTATTACTTATGCACTATACTAAATTTAGTCGACTTATTTCAGTCGTCacttaatttacttatttaaatacataatcttataaataaataatcttataagtacatatttttcaagtataattttttacagaaGGGTTTGGGATAGTAAagagttaaattttaaatcttaatgcGAATTTTATGCTGTCACAGGT
The sequence above is a segment of the Zerene cesonia ecotype Mississippi chromosome 17, Zerene_cesonia_1.1, whole genome shotgun sequence genome. Coding sequences within it:
- the LOC119833317 gene encoding coiled-coil domain-containing protein 22 homolog codes for the protein MEEVDSIIIHFLRQLNVNINDDVKNICDIPVETIIESAAQCISAINPTLKVPLKLPTGVSQRIGVATQIATICKDLGYKNDVGYQTFLYYNESDLRQVFMFLIEKLPSEDKKSVSKVSPSNKKHLLMQQISYKIAEQLNTIWIPPSCNAPLKKSIGDYIHEQDYLSENKIDEKAIIEKLMKLQSVKPDVQIMAKGNSKEEQIDCMSSENKQEINKSLKELKETTIHLKQKLDTLTSERNVMEVEFSQALKSCERVESDFKNIQNVLNSIGINDIESENGVDNLLEKVHRNINMMHCKVEELTSRNLSLKVDIDKLKSDRALTQSERSKCRKILIDLKEKAKGMKDECENKEELKNQLKTKYEKLKGGNKRHVYTKRILEIIGNVDKQNMEIKKILEDTRQLQKEINTLEGQLGRCFSIADETLFKDAKKDDQAKKAYKLLALLHSECNTIVSLVNETGILARDIVDLEDNIKAEKSKRTEDILQKIQLDLTNLQKESA